In Bacteroidales bacterium, the DNA window TTCGTATACCGTTCCAAAGTAGAAGATTGTTTCGATTTCATTATTAATTTAGTAGATGAAGCTATTCCCGACCTTAAGGAAAGGGCACCGTCCACTTCTTATGGTGAAATAGACAGGGTAGGAGCAAGCGCTATTAAAGCACGGATCCTGCTTTTTAGGGCGAGTCCTTTTTATAATGGAAACGTAGAGTATTTTGGCGATTTTTATGATCATAATGGGGAACCATTTTTTCCAATGACATATGATAAGGAGAAATGGAAAGACGCCATTGATGCTATCGATGTGGCAATCCAATTATGTGAAGACAATGGGAAGGAGTTATATACTTACGAAAAAGAGCCTTATTTGTACGATAGGGAAGATATTGCTGAAAATCCCGAATTATTACAAACGATATATGATCTGAGAATGTTGATCGTTGATCCCTGGAATAAAGAATTATTGTGGGGGAATTCGAATATCAATTACAGTAGTGACGGAGGGATAGCGCAGGCAACCAACATACGTTTGCCTGCCGGATATTTTGAAGGTGGCCAGATAAATGTTACCGGTTATTCGTGGCAATGGCTGGCAGCATCTTACCGGATGGCAGAACGGTATTATACGGAAAACGGATTACCTATCGACCAGGATCTTACTTTCGATATAAACAGAATTCACAATTTTTCGACCACTCCCGGAATAGATGAAACTGATTATTATCTGTACCGGGGTATTATGCAACCCGGTGTGGAAACAGTTAACTTATACCTGCATCGTGAGCCGCGTTTTTATGCTAACCTGGGAATTACAGGAGGTTACTGGCGCGGGCATATTGTAAGGATTAATACCCTGATGTACGCAGATTCGGATGGTGGAATGACCAGTACCTCTAATACAGATTACCTCTGCACAGGAATAGGGATACAAAAATTCGTACATCCCGAATCAACTTCAGGTAACTATACAAGACAGATAAGGTTTCCCTATCCTATTATTCGTATGGCCGACCTGTATTTAATGAGAGCGGAGGCCTTGAATGAATACTATGATGCCCCTGACCAGGAAGTATATAATGCGATCAACGCAGTACGCTTAAGAGCAGGTATTCCGAGGGTAGAAGAAGTCTGGAGCAACTCCTCCCTGGCAAAAACAGTGGATAAACACAAAACCAAGGATGGCATGCGTGATATTATTCTTCAGGAAAGAGGAATTGAACTGGCATTTGAAGGAAGCCGGTTCTGGGATATGCTCAGGCATAAAAAAGCTACTTCTGAATTTTCTTCTCCGATCTGGGGATGGAATCATGCAGGTACAACGGCGAGCAGTTTCTTTGTCCTTGATGTTAAACAAGCCCGGAAATTTACCATTACAGACTGCTTGTGGCCCATCGATCTGAATGAAATGAATACCAATGCTAATTTAATACAAAATCCTGGTTGGTAATATTAAAAATATTATAATAACATGAAAACAATCAAATATTTATTTTTGGTGCTTTCTTTTGCGGCGATTTTTTATACATGCAAAGAAGAAAAGCGTTTTGAGATAGGAGCTACAGATAGTGTTCCACCGGGAGTACCGGTTGTACGTAGCGTTAAGCCGCTTTATGGCGGAGCAAGAATATTTTTCACAGTTCCTTCAGATGAAGACCTACTCAGCATCAATGCCGATTTTGTTGCTGCCAATGGTAAACTTTTTACATTTTCCACTTCTTATTTCAAGGATTCATTGGATGTATATGGTCTTGGCGATACAATTGAATATGAATTGCAGCTATATGCTGTAGACAGGTCGGGAAATAAATCCAGTGTGGTGCCGGTGTCTGTTATTCCTTTGGAGCCTTCAATTTCCAGGGTAGCTAAATCATTGATCGTCAAACCCGGATTTAGTTCATTCTATGTTGACTGGTACAATGAATTGGCGCAAACAGTTAATGTATATGTCGATTTTGAATTCACCCAAAATGGGAATCACCGGGACATGATTATTGTATTTTCATCTAATGATACGATCGAACGGAGATTTATCGAAGATCTGGAACTTGGCTCGGATGAACCGGTCAGTGTCACAATACAAGTCGAAGATATCTATGGTAATATTACATCTCCTGTTGATTTCGGCCAATTAACCCTGTATCAGGATGAAAAAATATTAAAAACAGATTGGGTTTTGCCCCAGACCAATGACACGATTGCAGGAATACCTATGTGTTTCGGCAGCGGATTTGACGGACGAATCTATCGTGTAATCGATGATGAAATTGATATGGCCCAGAGCAGTAATTATATGCACACGGCAAGTATGGGACGTACAGGAAGCGAAACTAAGCCTGACGGATCAAAGGGGACCAACACGATTGAAGATCCGGGACCGAATTTACCCTGGAACCTGATCATAGATTTGGGAGATCATTATGAGTTAAGTCGTATAGTTACTCATCAGAGACATTCAGGTGGTGAAACCAGTTTGGATAGAGGACATTACTATAAGGCTGAAAATGTAGGACTTTATAATATGTATTATTTGGATGAAGACCTGAATGAATGGGTATATATATCACAGCATAAGATACCTTTACCTGTGGGACTCAATGATCTGGAAATTGTTAAAATGGGTGATGCAGGAGATATGGCTTATATGTATCCGGATGATCCTCAGTTTAGTAAGCCGGTACGTTGGTTCAGGTATGAAGCGCTTAAATGTTTTGATTCGAACTATACCAGTAACAGTGCCAATTG includes these proteins:
- a CDS encoding RagB/SusD family nutrient uptake outer membrane protein, yielding MKIIRMLLIIITIYFTSCREYLDVVPDNTLTLDNIFAVKEEAWNALAKIYSYMPTDHETHSTMWTLGDEYVGRLDMEEVSQLRAIRIMRGLQSVSDPRLGSWSGTGGAKKLYEGIRQTNIFLENIDRVADMSDAEKKEWKAQAKFLKGYYSFLLLQKYGPIVLIDKTFTPDASTDELFVYRSKVEDCFDFIINLVDEAIPDLKERAPSTSYGEIDRVGASAIKARILLFRASPFYNGNVEYFGDFYDHNGEPFFPMTYDKEKWKDAIDAIDVAIQLCEDNGKELYTYEKEPYLYDREDIAENPELLQTIYDLRMLIVDPWNKELLWGNSNINYSSDGGIAQATNIRLPAGYFEGGQINVTGYSWQWLAASYRMAERYYTENGLPIDQDLTFDINRIHNFSTTPGIDETDYYLYRGIMQPGVETVNLYLHREPRFYANLGITGGYWRGHIVRINTLMYADSDGGMTSTSNTDYLCTGIGIQKFVHPESTSGNYTRQIRFPYPIIRMADLYLMRAEALNEYYDAPDQEVYNAINAVRLRAGIPRVEEVWSNSSLAKTVDKHKTKDGMRDIILQERGIELAFEGSRFWDMLRHKKATSEFSSPIWGWNHAGTTASSFFVLDVKQARKFTITDCLWPIDLNEMNTNANLIQNPGW
- a CDS encoding DUF4959 domain-containing protein — its product is MKTIKYLFLVLSFAAIFYTCKEEKRFEIGATDSVPPGVPVVRSVKPLYGGARIFFTVPSDEDLLSINADFVAANGKLFTFSTSYFKDSLDVYGLGDTIEYELQLYAVDRSGNKSSVVPVSVIPLEPSISRVAKSLIVKPGFSSFYVDWYNELAQTVNVYVDFEFTQNGNHRDMIIVFSSNDTIERRFIEDLELGSDEPVSVTIQVEDIYGNITSPVDFGQLTLYQDEKILKTDWVLPQTNDTIAGIPMCFGSGFDGRIYRVIDDEIDMAQSSNYMHTASMGRTGSETKPDGSKGTNTIEDPGPNLPWNLIIDLGDHYELSRIVTHQRHSGGETSLDRGHYYKAENVGLYNMYYLDEDLNEWVYISQHKIPLPVGLNDLEIVKMGDAGDMAYMYPDDPQFSKPVRWFRYEALKCFDSNYTSNSANCLSEITLYGRKANN